One Luteibacter sp. 9135 DNA segment encodes these proteins:
- a CDS encoding MDR family MFS transporter — MTATPVPDSAPSPTASPSLRVLFPALMLVMLLAALDQTIVSTALPTIVTELGGFSQLSWVVTAYLLSSTVVVPLYGKFGDLFGRKVVLQTAIALFLLGSVLCGLAQDMTQLIAMRALQGLGGGGLLVIVMASIGDVIPPADRGKYQGLFGGVYGLATVLGPLVGGFMVDHLSWRWIFYVNLPLGLVAIGVIAAAFHPHVRHVKHTIDYWGAAWLTLALSCLILFTTEGGTMLPWSSGELWFILAFAIVGVIGFVYEESVASEPIIPLGLFRHRTFLLSCIIGLFVGAALFGSTTFMPLYLQVVKGVSPTAAGMQLLPLMGGLLVSSIVSGRLISRMGRYRVFPIVGTFLATVALTLLGTLHNDSPIPLMYAYAGLLGVGLGMILQVLVLATQNSVDMKYMGVATSGVTLFRSIGGSVGVSVFGAVFSNGLQSRMADLLPAGSPVRSLRPDAVNALPPDIHASYLEAFGASLHTVYDVGACVMAVAFVVAWWMKDAPLRRAPVAPVTAGKPVTSEERLVEARP; from the coding sequence GTGACCGCTACCCCCGTGCCGGATTCGGCGCCCTCGCCGACCGCCAGCCCCTCCCTGCGCGTGCTGTTCCCTGCCCTGATGCTGGTGATGCTGCTGGCCGCGCTCGACCAGACCATCGTCTCCACCGCGCTGCCGACGATCGTCACGGAACTGGGCGGTTTCAGCCAGTTGTCGTGGGTCGTGACCGCCTACCTGCTCAGTTCCACCGTCGTGGTGCCGCTGTACGGCAAGTTCGGCGATCTGTTCGGGCGCAAGGTGGTGCTGCAGACCGCGATCGCCCTCTTCCTGCTCGGGTCCGTCCTGTGCGGCCTGGCCCAGGACATGACCCAGCTGATCGCCATGCGTGCGCTACAGGGACTGGGCGGCGGCGGCCTGCTGGTGATCGTCATGGCCTCGATCGGCGACGTGATCCCGCCGGCCGACCGTGGCAAGTACCAGGGCCTGTTCGGTGGTGTGTACGGCCTGGCGACCGTTCTCGGCCCGCTGGTCGGCGGCTTCATGGTCGACCATCTGTCATGGCGCTGGATCTTCTACGTCAACCTGCCGCTGGGACTGGTCGCCATCGGCGTCATCGCCGCGGCGTTCCATCCCCATGTGCGCCACGTGAAGCACACCATCGACTACTGGGGAGCCGCGTGGCTGACGCTCGCGCTGAGCTGCCTGATCCTCTTTACCACCGAGGGCGGCACGATGCTGCCGTGGTCGTCCGGGGAACTGTGGTTCATCCTGGCGTTCGCCATCGTCGGCGTGATCGGCTTCGTCTACGAGGAATCGGTGGCCAGCGAGCCGATCATCCCGCTGGGACTGTTCCGGCACCGCACCTTCCTGCTCAGCTGTATCATCGGCCTGTTCGTCGGCGCGGCGCTGTTCGGCTCGACCACCTTCATGCCGTTGTACCTGCAGGTGGTCAAGGGCGTGTCTCCCACGGCGGCCGGCATGCAGCTGCTGCCGCTGATGGGCGGCCTGCTGGTCAGCTCGATCGTCAGCGGCCGCCTGATAAGCCGCATGGGGCGCTACCGGGTCTTCCCCATCGTCGGCACGTTCCTCGCCACCGTGGCGCTGACGCTGTTGGGTACGCTGCACAACGACAGCCCCATCCCGCTCATGTACGCCTACGCCGGGCTGCTCGGCGTGGGACTGGGCATGATCCTGCAGGTGCTGGTCCTCGCCACGCAGAACAGCGTCGACATGAAATACATGGGCGTGGCCACCTCCGGCGTGACGTTGTTCCGCTCGATCGGCGGCTCGGTGGGCGTGTCGGTGTTCGGTGCCGTATTCAGCAACGGCCTGCAGTCGCGCATGGCCGACCTGCTGCCTGCCGGCTCGCCGGTGCGGTCGCTTCGCCCCGACGCCGTGAACGCCCTGCCCCCCGATATCCATGCCTCCTACCTGGAGGCGTTCGGCGCTTCCTTGCATACCGTGTACGACGTCGGCGCCTGCGTGATGGCGGTGGCGTTCGTCGTCGCCTGGTGGATGAAGGACGCGCCGCTGCGCCGCGCACCGGTCGCACCCGTTACGGCAGGCAAGCCGGTCACGTCCGAGGAGCGCCTCGTCGAGGCGCGCCCATGA
- a CDS encoding TetR/AcrR family transcriptional regulator, whose protein sequence is MVTSVPRRGRRPGRPPVQPDGPDQRQRLADIALELIARKGYAETTLAGIARAAGMTSAAVHYYFKTREQLFDMLFDERIAPMQKRLEGIFLEHADDPVAAFAGLVRRFVEIAGDSPWVGPVFFGEMLNDSDLFKQHMRKRLGDSRQVAVVGTLRRWQEEGRIAKDLDPALLMGTVLSLTVLPVTASRKWKGDALRGHIDADVITRHALALLMHGIRAPSDHTG, encoded by the coding sequence TTGGTTACTTCTGTCCCTCGCCGCGGCCGCCGCCCCGGTCGGCCACCCGTCCAGCCGGATGGCCCCGACCAGCGCCAGCGCCTGGCCGATATCGCACTGGAGCTGATCGCCCGGAAGGGCTACGCCGAGACCACGCTGGCGGGCATCGCCCGGGCCGCGGGCATGACGTCCGCCGCGGTGCACTATTACTTCAAGACACGCGAGCAACTGTTCGACATGTTGTTCGACGAGCGCATCGCGCCGATGCAGAAACGCCTCGAAGGCATCTTCCTGGAGCACGCCGATGATCCGGTGGCCGCCTTTGCGGGCCTGGTGCGCCGCTTCGTCGAGATCGCAGGCGATTCACCGTGGGTGGGGCCGGTCTTCTTTGGCGAGATGCTCAACGACAGCGACCTGTTCAAGCAGCACATGCGCAAACGGCTGGGCGACTCGCGCCAGGTGGCGGTCGTCGGCACCCTTCGCCGGTGGCAGGAGGAAGGGCGTATCGCGAAGGATCTCGACCCCGCGCTGTTGATGGGTACGGTGCTAAGCCTGACCGTGCTGCCGGTGACGGCCAGCCGGAAATGGAAGGGCGATGCCCTGCGGGGCCACATTGATGCAGACGTCATCACGCGCCATGCGCTGGCCCTGCTGATGCATGGCATCCGGGCCCCCAGCGACCACACCGGCTGA